In one Aeromicrobium wangtongii genomic region, the following are encoded:
- a CDS encoding alpha/beta hydrolase produces the protein MTQRIRGNSVLPARREPITLETADGLKLVGELALPPERPPVATMICLHPLPTHGGMMDSHLFRKASYRLPALADIAVLRFNTRGTSSVQGTSEGAFDNAVGERFDVAAAVEHAEFADLPNIWLVGWSFGTDLTLMYGLEPSVAGIVLLSPPLRYSKPEHLDAWAQSGKPVTAIVPEHDDYLQPPEARERFAAIPQAEVIAVDGAKHLWVGDSERVLDEITRKLAPEVRVPLPDTWDGPMERADSSAYADRTVAAFSDVPVQPAD, from the coding sequence TTGACTCAGCGAATCCGTGGAAACTCCGTCCTGCCTGCCCGGCGGGAGCCCATCACCCTCGAGACCGCCGACGGCCTGAAGCTGGTCGGTGAGCTGGCGCTCCCGCCCGAGCGGCCGCCGGTGGCCACGATGATCTGCCTGCACCCGCTGCCCACGCACGGCGGCATGATGGACAGCCACCTGTTCCGCAAGGCGTCCTACCGCCTGCCGGCGCTGGCCGACATCGCCGTGCTGCGTTTCAACACGCGGGGCACCTCCAGCGTGCAGGGCACGAGCGAGGGCGCCTTCGACAACGCGGTGGGGGAGCGGTTCGACGTCGCGGCTGCGGTCGAGCACGCCGAGTTCGCCGACCTGCCCAACATCTGGCTGGTCGGCTGGTCCTTCGGCACCGACCTGACCTTGATGTACGGCCTCGAGCCGTCGGTCGCCGGGATCGTCCTGCTGTCACCGCCGCTGCGCTACTCCAAGCCCGAGCACCTGGACGCCTGGGCGCAGTCGGGCAAGCCGGTCACCGCGATCGTGCCCGAGCACGACGACTACCTGCAGCCGCCGGAGGCGCGCGAGCGCTTCGCGGCGATCCCGCAGGCCGAGGTGATCGCGGTCGACGGCGCCAAGCACCTGTGGGTCGGCGACTCCGAGCGGGTGCTCGACGAGATCACCCGCAAGCTCGCCCCGGAGGTCCGCGTGCCGCTGCCGGACACCTGGGACGGCCCCATGGAGCGCGCGGACTCCTCGGCGTACGCCGACCGCACGGTCGCCGCGTTCAGCGACGTCCCCGTGCAGCCGGCGGACTAG
- a CDS encoding 3-hydroxyacyl-CoA dehydrogenase NAD-binding domain-containing protein, whose product MQEIVDRLTHSDPAADVVRRLLLPYLNHAATMYESGYATSDDIDAAMRFGCGYPVGPLALADAIGAQALVTGLDKLYAETGDEVHQPASVLTTQAADGTTFASAAAGDVPVPQLRHEISRVGVVGTGTMASGIVEVFAKAGYDVTVIGRSDDKIAGVVAAITKSLDKAVSRGKLDEDGKATVLARLTGATERSALADADLVVEAIAEDLDVKLELFADLDAIAKPGAILATTTSSLSINACAAATKRPQDVIGMHFFNPAAVMKLVEVVTADETSEEVDETVRALCLAIGKHPVSCGDRAGFIVNALLFPYLNDAIKLSEAGVASVEEIDEALRSTQLPMGPFQLLDVVGNDVSLAIQRSLVSTFGHAGWQPARTLEQKVAEGKLGRKTGEGFHTY is encoded by the coding sequence ATGCAGGAGATCGTCGATCGTCTCACCCACAGTGACCCGGCCGCTGATGTCGTCCGGAGACTGCTGCTGCCCTATCTGAACCACGCCGCCACGATGTACGAGAGCGGGTACGCGACCAGCGACGACATCGATGCGGCGATGCGTTTCGGCTGCGGCTACCCCGTCGGGCCCCTTGCGCTGGCGGACGCCATCGGCGCCCAGGCCCTCGTGACGGGTCTGGACAAGCTCTACGCCGAGACCGGCGACGAGGTGCACCAGCCGGCCTCGGTCCTGACGACGCAGGCCGCCGACGGCACGACCTTCGCCAGCGCCGCCGCCGGGGACGTCCCGGTGCCGCAGCTGCGCCACGAGATCAGCCGGGTCGGCGTCGTCGGCACCGGCACGATGGCCTCCGGCATCGTGGAGGTCTTCGCCAAGGCCGGCTACGACGTGACCGTCATCGGCCGCAGCGACGACAAGATCGCCGGTGTCGTCGCGGCGATCACCAAGAGCCTGGACAAGGCCGTCTCCCGCGGCAAGCTCGACGAGGACGGCAAGGCGACGGTCCTGGCCCGCCTGACGGGCGCCACGGAGCGCTCGGCCCTGGCCGACGCCGATCTGGTCGTCGAGGCCATCGCCGAGGACCTGGACGTCAAGCTCGAGCTGTTCGCCGACCTGGACGCCATCGCCAAGCCCGGCGCGATCCTGGCCACCACGACGTCATCGCTGTCGATCAACGCCTGCGCCGCGGCGACGAAGCGTCCCCAGGACGTCATCGGCATGCACTTCTTCAACCCGGCGGCCGTCATGAAGCTCGTCGAGGTCGTCACGGCGGACGAGACGTCCGAGGAGGTCGACGAGACCGTCCGCGCCCTGTGCCTGGCCATCGGCAAGCACCCGGTCTCGTGCGGCGACCGCGCGGGCTTCATCGTCAACGCCCTGCTGTTCCCCTACCTCAACGACGCGATCAAGCTGTCCGAGGCCGGGGTGGCGAGCGTCGAGGAGATCGACGAGGCGCTGCGGTCGACCCAGCTGCCGATGGGCCCGTTCCAGCTGCTGGACGTCGTCGGCAACGACGTGTCCCTGGCGATCCAGCGATCGCTGGTCAGCACCTTCGGCCACGCCGGCTGGCAGCCCGCCCGGACCCTGGAGCAGAAGGTCGCCGAGGGCAAGCTGGGGCGCAAGACCGGCGAGGGCTTCCACACCTACTGA
- the nucS gene encoding endonuclease NucS, giving the protein MRLVIARCQVDYAGRLAAHLPLATRLIMVKNDGSVLIHSDGGSYKPLNWMSPPCTLREGQSDDGVIEWTVTAGKTDDTLRIRIEEVLHDSAHELGVDPGLQKDGVEKHLQELLAEHTTALGPGMSLVRREFMTAIGPVDLLCRDASNASVAVEIKRRGDIDGVEQLTRYLELMNRDPALRPVRGIFAAQEIKPQARVLAADRGIECVVVNYDELRGIDDPSLRLF; this is encoded by the coding sequence GTGAGACTGGTCATCGCCCGCTGCCAGGTCGACTACGCAGGACGACTGGCGGCACATCTTCCGTTGGCCACCCGGCTCATCATGGTCAAGAACGACGGCTCCGTGCTGATCCACTCCGACGGCGGCTCGTACAAGCCGCTGAACTGGATGAGCCCGCCGTGCACCCTGCGCGAGGGCCAGTCCGATGACGGGGTCATCGAGTGGACGGTCACGGCCGGCAAGACGGACGACACGTTGCGCATCCGCATCGAGGAGGTCCTGCACGACTCGGCCCACGAGCTGGGCGTCGACCCCGGCCTGCAGAAGGACGGCGTCGAGAAGCACCTGCAGGAGCTGCTGGCCGAGCACACGACCGCGCTCGGCCCCGGCATGAGCCTGGTCCGACGTGAGTTCATGACCGCGATCGGCCCGGTCGACCTGCTCTGCCGCGATGCGAGCAATGCCTCGGTCGCGGTCGAGATCAAGCGCCGGGGCGACATCGACGGCGTCGAGCAGCTGACCCGCTACCTGGAGCTCATGAACCGCGATCCCGCACTGCGCCCCGTCCGGGGCATCTTCGCGGCGCAGGAGATCAAGCCCCAGGCGCGGGTACTGGCGGCGGACCGCGGCATCGAGTGCGTCGTGGTGAACTACGACGAGCTGCGCGGCATCGACGACCCGTCCCTGCGCCTGTTCTGA
- a CDS encoding SSI family serine proteinase inhibitor has translation MRSATIAAAAVLAVLSACGSDGSSDDSAPKGSGDPSASATSLKIVVTPAEDAKTSTYRLTCDPAGGDHPQAQQACDALAEAGASVFDAVPKDRACTTIYGGPQTASVTGTFDGEKIDATFSRADGCEIERWEKLGTTFFNVPLQ, from the coding sequence GTGCGTAGCGCGACGATCGCCGCAGCCGCCGTGCTGGCGGTGCTGTCGGCATGCGGTTCGGACGGCTCGAGCGACGACTCCGCCCCCAAGGGGTCCGGCGACCCGTCGGCGTCCGCGACGTCCCTGAAGATCGTGGTCACGCCTGCGGAGGACGCCAAGACGTCCACCTACCGGCTGACCTGCGATCCGGCTGGGGGAGATCACCCGCAGGCGCAGCAGGCCTGCGACGCGCTCGCGGAGGCCGGGGCCTCGGTGTTCGATGCCGTGCCCAAGGACCGGGCCTGCACGACGATCTACGGCGGCCCCCAGACCGCGTCGGTCACCGGCACCTTCGACGGCGAGAAGATCGACGCGACGTTCAGCCGCGCCGACGGCTGCGAGATCGAGCGCTGGGAGAAGCTCGGCACCACGTTCTTCAACGTCCCGCTGCAGTAA
- a CDS encoding ferritin, which produces MAAPAFVERLNEQIGHEFSAHQQYIAIATYYDALTMPQMAALFYQQAREERDHAMMMVQYLLDADHTPRIPGLPAPRLDFEDVVEPVVAALAQEKQVTEQINDLTRIARENHDYASDQFMQWFIKEQVEELAKMSDLLAVVTRSKHDYERIEDWVAREDKGEQSDPTAPPIAGA; this is translated from the coding sequence ATGGCTGCACCAGCATTCGTCGAACGGCTCAACGAGCAGATCGGTCACGAGTTCAGCGCTCACCAGCAGTACATCGCGATCGCGACGTACTACGACGCGCTGACCATGCCCCAGATGGCCGCGCTGTTCTACCAGCAGGCCCGCGAGGAGCGCGATCACGCGATGATGATGGTCCAGTACCTGCTGGACGCCGATCACACGCCGCGCATCCCCGGCCTGCCCGCGCCCCGGCTGGACTTCGAGGACGTCGTCGAGCCCGTCGTCGCGGCGCTGGCGCAGGAGAAGCAGGTGACCGAGCAGATCAACGACCTGACCCGGATCGCGCGCGAGAACCACGACTACGCCTCGGACCAGTTCATGCAGTGGTTCATCAAGGAGCAGGTCGAGGAGCTGGCCAAGATGAGCGATCTGCTGGCCGTGGTGACTCGTTCCAAGCACGACTACGAGCGCATCGAGGACTGGGTCGCCCGTGAGGACAAGGGCGAGCAGTCCGACCCGACCGCACCGCCCATCGCCGGTGCGTAG
- a CDS encoding isocitrate lyase/PEP mutase family protein: MTDLTAQSQKLLALHADPALLKVVNVWDAITARVVSGVDGIEALATASHSIAAAHGYEDGEHIPVDLMIEAIGTVVAATDLPVTADLEAGYGNPGETARKAMSVGVVGANLEDQMKPLPEAVAAVEAVLAAGHAEGIDFVLNARTDAFVLAGDRPHADVLADAIERGSAYLAAGAPLVFVPGLLTEDDVTAFVDAWGPQKLTVIGVPGSLPLERLEELGVARVSYGPTSQSVALMALQDLTRDIVAGGALPADFRPLN; this comes from the coding sequence ATGACCGATCTCACCGCACAGTCGCAGAAGCTGCTGGCCCTCCACGCCGATCCCGCCCTGCTGAAGGTCGTGAACGTCTGGGACGCCATCACCGCCCGCGTCGTCTCGGGCGTCGACGGGATCGAGGCGCTGGCCACCGCGAGCCACTCGATCGCCGCCGCGCACGGCTACGAGGACGGCGAGCACATCCCCGTCGACCTGATGATCGAGGCGATCGGCACCGTGGTCGCCGCGACCGATCTGCCGGTGACCGCCGATCTGGAGGCGGGCTACGGCAATCCCGGCGAGACGGCCCGCAAGGCGATGTCCGTCGGCGTGGTGGGCGCCAATCTCGAGGATCAGATGAAGCCGCTGCCCGAGGCCGTCGCCGCCGTCGAGGCCGTCCTGGCCGCCGGCCACGCCGAGGGCATCGACTTCGTGCTCAACGCCCGCACGGACGCCTTCGTCCTGGCCGGTGACCGGCCGCACGCCGATGTCCTGGCCGATGCGATCGAGCGCGGCTCGGCGTACCTCGCCGCCGGCGCCCCGCTCGTGTTCGTCCCCGGCCTGCTGACCGAGGACGACGTAACGGCGTTCGTGGACGCCTGGGGACCGCAGAAGCTCACCGTCATCGGGGTGCCCGGCTCGCTGCCGCTGGAGCGCCTGGAGGAGCTGGGCGTCGCCCGCGTGTCGTACGGCCCCACCAGCCAGTCCGTCGCCCTCATGGCCCTGCAGGACCTCACCCGGGACATCGTCGCCGGCGGCGCCCTCCCCGCCGACTTCCGCCCCCTCAACTGA
- a CDS encoding protein meaA translates to MPDKPWVMRTYAGHSSAAESNALYRRNLAKGQTGLSVAFDLPTQTGYDPDHELSRGEVGKVGVPIPHLGAMRRLFQDIPLDTMNTSMTINATAMWLLAMYQVAAEEQGVDPALLSGTTQNDIIKEYLSRGTYVFGPAPSLRLTTDMIAYTVSTIPKWNPLNICSYHLQEAGATPTQELAYALSTAIAVLDSVRDSGQVPQEEFEKVVGRISFFVNAGVRFVEETCKMRAFGRLWEEITRERYGVQDPKMRRFRYGVQVNSLGLTEAQPENNVQRIVLEMLGVTLSKDARARAVQLPAWNEALGLPRPWDQQWSLRLQQVLAFESDLLEYDDIFEGSVVIEAKVAELCEGAKAEMDRVQAMGGAVAAVESGYMKQALVGSHSERRAKIEAGDLLVVGVNSYVETEPSPLTADLDTAIMTADPQAEANAIADVQQWREQRDQGAVDEALARLQSEAKTDANLMEATLAAVRAGATVGEWAGALREVFGEYRAPTGVSGVSAAAEAGAELTAVRERVQQTGDELGTRLRFLVGKPGLDGHSNGAEQIAVRARDAGFEVVYQGIRLTPAQIVAAAVAEDVHCIGLSILSGSHMELVPDVQAAMAEAGIGDVPLIVGGIIPESDARRLEASGVAAVFTPKDFGMTAIMDRIVDEIRAANDLA, encoded by the coding sequence ATGCCTGACAAGCCCTGGGTGATGCGCACATATGCCGGTCACAGCTCCGCTGCCGAGTCGAATGCTCTGTACCGGCGCAATCTGGCGAAGGGTCAGACCGGTCTCTCGGTCGCCTTCGACCTGCCGACACAGACGGGTTACGACCCCGATCACGAGCTCAGCAGGGGAGAGGTCGGCAAGGTCGGCGTCCCGATCCCGCACCTGGGCGCGATGCGGCGTCTGTTCCAGGACATCCCCCTGGACACCATGAACACCTCGATGACCATCAACGCCACGGCGATGTGGCTGCTGGCGATGTACCAGGTCGCGGCCGAGGAGCAGGGTGTCGATCCGGCGCTGCTGTCGGGCACGACCCAGAACGACATCATCAAGGAGTACCTGTCCCGCGGCACGTACGTGTTCGGGCCGGCCCCGTCGCTGCGGCTGACGACCGACATGATCGCGTACACCGTCAGCACGATCCCCAAGTGGAACCCGCTGAACATCTGCAGCTATCACCTGCAGGAGGCCGGAGCGACCCCGACGCAGGAGCTCGCCTACGCCCTCAGCACGGCGATCGCCGTGCTCGACTCGGTGCGCGACTCCGGGCAGGTGCCGCAGGAGGAGTTCGAGAAGGTCGTCGGCCGCATCTCGTTCTTCGTCAACGCCGGCGTCCGCTTCGTCGAGGAGACCTGCAAGATGCGCGCCTTCGGGCGCCTGTGGGAGGAGATCACCCGCGAGCGCTACGGCGTGCAGGACCCGAAGATGCGCCGCTTCCGCTACGGCGTCCAGGTCAACTCCCTGGGCCTGACCGAGGCGCAGCCCGAGAACAACGTCCAGCGCATCGTGCTGGAGATGCTGGGAGTCACGCTCAGCAAGGACGCCCGCGCCCGCGCGGTGCAGCTCCCGGCCTGGAACGAGGCCCTCGGCCTGCCGCGTCCGTGGGACCAGCAGTGGTCGCTGCGCCTGCAGCAGGTGCTGGCCTTCGAGTCCGACCTGCTGGAGTACGACGACATCTTCGAGGGCTCGGTCGTCATCGAGGCCAAGGTCGCCGAGCTGTGCGAGGGCGCCAAGGCCGAGATGGACCGGGTGCAGGCCATGGGTGGCGCCGTCGCGGCCGTCGAGTCCGGCTACATGAAGCAGGCGCTCGTCGGCTCGCACTCCGAGCGCCGGGCCAAGATCGAGGCCGGTGACCTGTTGGTCGTGGGCGTCAACTCCTATGTCGAGACCGAGCCGTCCCCGCTGACCGCCGATCTGGACACCGCGATCATGACCGCCGATCCGCAGGCGGAGGCCAATGCCATCGCCGACGTGCAGCAGTGGCGCGAGCAGCGTGACCAGGGTGCCGTCGACGAGGCGCTGGCTCGCCTGCAGAGCGAGGCCAAGACCGATGCGAACCTGATGGAGGCGACGCTGGCCGCGGTCCGGGCGGGCGCCACGGTCGGGGAGTGGGCCGGCGCGCTGCGTGAGGTGTTCGGCGAGTACCGGGCCCCCACGGGCGTCAGCGGCGTGTCCGCCGCCGCCGAGGCCGGCGCCGAGCTGACCGCCGTGCGTGAGCGGGTCCAGCAGACGGGCGACGAGCTGGGCACGCGGCTGCGCTTCCTGGTCGGCAAGCCGGGGCTGGACGGTCACTCCAATGGTGCCGAGCAGATCGCGGTCCGTGCCCGTGACGCCGGCTTCGAGGTCGTCTACCAGGGCATCCGCCTGACGCCTGCGCAGATCGTCGCCGCGGCCGTGGCCGAGGACGTCCACTGCATCGGCCTGTCGATCCTGTCGGGGTCGCACATGGAGCTGGTGCCGGACGTGCAGGCCGCGATGGCCGAGGCTGGCATCGGCGACGTCCCGCTCATCGTCGGCGGGATCATCCCCGAGTCGGACGCCCGCCGGCTCGAGGCATCCGGGGTCGCCGCGGTGTTCACTCCCAAGGACTTCGGCATGACCGCGATCATGGACCGCATCGTCGACGAGATCCGCGCCGCCAACGACCTCGCCTGA
- a CDS encoding cob(I)yrinic acid a,c-diamide adenosyltransferase, translating into MVNLTRIYTRTGDDGTTNLGDMSKTSKLDLRIAAYADVDEANAQIGFAISLGTLDPDVVAILTHIQNDLFDVGADLSCPVVKNPEYPPLRVETDYIDRLEAWCDHYNEQVPKLRSFILRGGTPAAAAVHIACTVTRRAERSAWAAIEQHGETMNILTAKYLNRLSDLLFILGRHANRETGDVLWVPGGER; encoded by the coding sequence ATGGTGAACCTGACGCGTATCTACACCCGCACCGGCGACGACGGCACGACGAACCTGGGCGACATGAGCAAGACCAGCAAGCTGGACCTGCGCATCGCCGCCTACGCCGACGTCGACGAGGCCAATGCGCAGATCGGCTTCGCGATCTCGCTCGGCACGCTCGACCCGGACGTCGTGGCCATCCTGACCCACATCCAGAACGACCTGTTCGACGTCGGGGCCGATCTGTCGTGCCCCGTGGTCAAGAACCCGGAGTATCCGCCTCTGCGGGTCGAGACCGACTACATCGACCGCCTCGAGGCGTGGTGCGATCACTACAACGAGCAGGTGCCGAAGCTGCGTTCGTTCATCCTGCGCGGGGGGACGCCCGCTGCCGCGGCCGTCCACATTGCGTGCACGGTGACACGCCGTGCCGAACGATCAGCCTGGGCGGCGATCGAGCAGCACGGCGAAACCATGAACATCCTCACCGCCAAGTACCTCAACCGGCTCAGCGACCTGCTGTTCATCCTGGGCCGTCACGCCAATCGTGAGACGGGCGATGTGCTGTGGGTGCCGGGCGGCGAGCGCTGA
- a CDS encoding CDK5RAP3 family protein, whose product MVPAASAAPASDSVSAKVQKVKKAKIIDWDAPKPAKPSKAIDWDAPKPIGGGVSTLRIDWD is encoded by the coding sequence GTGGTTCCCGCAGCTTCTGCCGCCCCGGCCAGTGACTCGGTCTCGGCCAAGGTTCAGAAGGTCAAGAAGGCCAAGATCATCGACTGGGACGCGCCCAAGCCGGCCAAGCCGAGCAAGGCCATCGACTGGGATGCCCCCAAGCCGATCGGCGGCGGCGTCTCGACGCTGCGCATCGACTGGGACTGA
- a CDS encoding DUF2550 domain-containing protein has protein sequence MPLWWWMVDSLLFVVVLLVLLLVGLLVRGRVIARAGGTFDMSVTRSSEAQAKGWMHGLAVYGDTELCWFRTFSLSWRPRYRFTRGEVQIDGRRDPVGDEVHAIHPGHLIVSTENPVGVKQLAMSPNALTGLLSWLESSPPGQRVNNVV, from the coding sequence GTGCCGCTGTGGTGGTGGATGGTCGACTCCCTGCTGTTCGTCGTGGTCCTCTTGGTGCTGCTTCTCGTGGGGCTGCTGGTGCGCGGGCGAGTGATCGCCCGCGCCGGCGGCACCTTCGACATGAGCGTGACGCGCAGCAGCGAGGCCCAGGCCAAGGGCTGGATGCACGGCCTGGCGGTCTACGGCGACACCGAGCTGTGCTGGTTCCGCACGTTCTCGCTGTCGTGGCGTCCGCGGTACCGCTTCACCCGCGGTGAGGTGCAGATCGATGGCAGGCGTGACCCGGTCGGCGACGAGGTGCACGCGATCCACCCCGGTCACCTGATCGTGAGCACCGAGAACCCGGTGGGGGTCAAGCAGCTCGCGATGAGCCCCAACGCGCTCACCGGGCTGCTGTCCTGGCTCGAGTCGTCCCCGCCTGGACAACGTGTCAACAACGTTGTCTGA
- a CDS encoding F0F1 ATP synthase subunit epsilon, with product MANDASKAIQVELVAADRVVWSGQAGEVLARTVSGDLGILPGHAPLLSLLVAGVVEIRPLDGETVRAAVDEGFLSVSDNHVSILSEDAFLASEIDAAAVKADLDAARADDDDAAVRRAEAKLRLVDKTS from the coding sequence ATGGCGAACGATGCAAGCAAGGCCATCCAGGTCGAGCTCGTGGCCGCCGACCGCGTCGTGTGGTCGGGCCAGGCCGGCGAGGTGCTGGCGCGGACGGTGTCGGGCGACCTGGGCATCCTGCCCGGGCACGCTCCGCTGCTGTCCCTGCTGGTCGCCGGCGTCGTCGAGATCAGGCCGCTGGACGGCGAGACGGTTCGTGCAGCGGTCGATGAGGGGTTCTTGTCGGTCTCGGACAACCACGTGTCGATCCTGAGCGAGGACGCTTTCCTCGCCTCGGAGATCGACGCCGCGGCGGTCAAGGCCGACCTGGACGCTGCCCGCGCCGACGATGACGACGCCGCCGTGCGTCGCGCCGAGGCCAAGCTGCGTCTCGTCGACAAGACGTCCTAG